The genomic interval TTTgcttgttagttttatttttttgttttgttttgggttttgtgttgtttttttttttttgtttgtttttttaatgtttatttattcttgagacagagacagagcatgaacaggggaggggcagagaaagagggagacacagaatccgaaacagcctccaggctctgagctgtcagcacagagcccaacacagggctcgaacccacgaactgtgagatcatgacctgagctgaagtcagatgcccaactgactgagccacccaggcgcccctgcttgttAGTTTTAAACTCCCATATTCTAATGGGAAGTCAGTGTTGAGACTCTGCATGCATGATATATCTGACTTTCTCTCTCAAGCCAACAACCTGTCTCTAGTTCCCCAGCCCTTAAAGCACACAGCACCTCAAAATTAAGCTCCTAGCAGTAGTATTACAGTAGTATTAGCTGTTGCTATTGCTTTGTAGTAGAAATTAACAGAAGGGTGACCTCACTTCCACACTGATCCTTCTTGAAAACATTTAACACTTCTCTTCTAGGTCTCCTCCTTGCACTggtctttctcagtctcttttgGTGAATCCCCTTCCTCTACTACCCCTTAAATAAATGTTGTTGATGTGCTCAGGCCTCTTTGTAGGCTGTATCTTCTGTCCAGGTGATCTTATCCCACACTCCTGGATTTCACTCCACCCAGATGTGAATCACTAGCCCAGATTTCTCCCCCTGAGCTTCAGACCCATATATCTAGCTCCTTACTGTGCTGTTCCAGCTCAGCATTCCACATAGACTATGCATTCCCCAATGTAAGATAGGCATCTCGTGTTTTCCCTGTTATACTACCAAGGCTCTCAAGTCAGAAGATTGGTAATTATCCTAGCTTAGCTCCCTCACCCTCACTCCATCTTTAATCAATCATCTTATCTTCCCCCCTCCTGtccatttctctccatccttACCGCCACTGCCCTTCTGCCCACTCCATTTCACTAGGCTAGAATCTTCACCTTCAGTCTCACTGTCCTCCAGcccatccctctctcccccaaccaGACTTACCTCACTCAACTTAGAAGCTGAGTTTTGATAGACGGCTTCCCACAATCTGCTCCCAAGCCTTACCCTCCGGCACTGTCAAGACACTTCTTTTAGGCATACACCACTTTGTAAGAAACTcgaaaacattttggaaacaataaaatatacatatcctTGCTACCTGAAGTGTTACGCTAAGGACCTACAGACCTAAGGGACCGCATCACCTGGAATCTTATTAAAAACCCAGAATCTTAggtgcacattaaaatttgagaagcactgagttattaaaatacaactttaaaaaaatgtttaattttttaacaatgttttatatttgagagagacagagacagagcacaagcaggggagaggcagagagagaaggagacagaacctgaagcagactccaggctctaagctgtcagcacagagcccaacgaggggctcaaactcaggaaccttgagatcatgacctgagctgaagtccgatgcttaactgactgtgccacccagccAGCAGCCACCCctaaaatacaacttttttttaatgagtgtaAAAATCAGAGCTAAGGGAAAATCAGATGAAGCCAGAACTGAAGTAACATTAATACTGATATATGCAGGAAGTCCTGTGGTCCATACTTAATGGGGTAGGTGGTAATGCTGATTTTTGAGGAAGTCAGAAGAGAAGTGGATCAAATCAAGATTTTCTGtggtgtttatttaattttgagagagtgtatgctagcaggggaggggcagacagaattcaaagcaggctccacattattagcacagagcccaatgtggggttgcaactcactaaccatgagatcatgacctgagccaaagtcagatgctcaaccaactgaggtgCCCCAAATCAAGATTTTTAGTATATGTAGGTACTAGGCTTAGTACTTACTCTTCCACCACCTCTCTCCCGCCTCCTTTCATATCACTGTGCCTACATCAAAAAATCTTCTAAGGCCAGCCTCTCTGATCTTCCTTTCCAGAGAGCTAAAGACAAAGCTCTTCTCACCAGCCCCTGCCCTTTTTTAGTTTCCTGAGGTTAGCTGTGGCAGCGAGATGAAAGGACAGGCCTCTCCTGTCGCCCAACAGTTATTCATCCTTTAATCAGTCCAGGTATCACTTCTTCCAAAAagcccactctccctccctgacCTTTCCCTTCTTGCTGTGCACCAGGCCATGGGGACACTTTTGACCCTATATACCGTAGTTGACTGATGGGAGGCAGTGACCAGCTGTGAAGGacacaggctctggaatcagataTGCTCAGGTCTGAAACCCAGCTCCCCCTCCCACAAGATAGGACTCGGAACCAGGGACTTAACCactctgggctttagtttcctcacctgtaaaatgtggCTAATAATAGTGCTTTACTGTCTAAAACTGTTGAGAGGAATGGATGAATTAACACATGGCAGTAATGTGTGCCATACGTCACTGGTCCCGGCGCCCAGCTCAAACCGTAAATAGTAAACAGCTGAGTGGCTGCAGCAGCGTCAGACCCGCCAGTGATGCGCTGGCAGGAAATGAAGGCTTTTGCCTGGGGTTTGAGGCTCTCCAGCTTTCTCCGCGTCGGGTTTGCGCTCTCCCGGGTGGGGCGGGACCCTCGGATTGAGTGACGGCTGGTGGCCCGCCCCGGGCGTGACGTCGTCCTGGTGTTGTTGCTGAGGCCGCACGTGGTCCGCTGAGTCCGCTTCAGACTTAGCTGCACTCCGCGTCCTCTGCACGAGCCGATTGCCTTCCTGCTTGTCCCGTTCGCTATGTCCACATCCACGAGCTGCCCGATTCCCGGGGGCAGGGACCGGCTGCCCGACTGCTACAGCACCACGCCTGGGGGCACGCTATACGCCACTACCCCAGGAGGTCAGCGGGCCGGGCTGGGGGGTCCGGGGGCTTTGGGCAGGGCAGCGCGTGCGTGCGACTCGAGGGAGGGCCGGAGGTGTAGGTCTTGGACTCCATTCGCAGGCCCCTCTGCAGGTTGTAGCTTCCGCAGGGGCTGAGAGATGTTTGAAACTGAAGCCCTGTACCCTGAAACCTCAAAGTGATGCAACATGGCCTTGAGCCTAGCTTCCGGGTGACTCTGTGCCTTGCTCACCCGCCCCTCCCAACTTTGCCGCCGGGGAGTAGGAGCCGAAGCCCCAGCTGAGCGTGGCCTCAGCAGGAAGCACCAGGTCTTGCAAAGCAGCTACAGCCGGGCTCAACTGGGCTCAGGCAGTTGGGGCCAGGATCTTCGGGCTGGCTGCCTGGGATCTTGAGCTGCTGGGCTCCCGACCCAGGGTTTCCTGCCACGTggaggctgaggggagggaggggcaagaaCAGGGTAAGGCCCTTTGAGGACAGAATTGGGGCCAAGTTCCTCTAGGCTGGGACAGGGCTTGATAGGACTTGGGAGGGGTCAGGATAAGAACAGTATGTCCCTGTGTCTCATGGGGAAAGCAGCTGTCCAGAGGAACACAGCCTTTCCCTGCACGAATCAGAACCCAGGTGGTAGCAGGGGTGAAACGCCTTTAAATTTACATTGTTATTTGGCTTCCTGATCCAACTGCCTGAAGGGAtaaggcccccacccccaccgaagCCCTGAATTTCCAGAGCCAGCAGAGCCAGACAGGAACAGCCTGAACCACCTGAAGTCTCCCAGGTTTTGTGCTCCTCTTAGAACTGTGACCTGAACCTATCCTAAACCAAAAGCCCCTGGGCATCCCACTTGCCTTATGGCACTTAACCACATCTTGGTTAGACCTGGAAGTCTTAAAGTGCCGTGAAGGCTAGTCAGCTAAGATCCTGGCTGGGCTGCAGAGTACTAGCCCTTTAATACATGGGGTAATAGGACTCCCAGTTTCCTAAAAGGCTTGTGTGTGGCACCCCAGATAGCTCCATACCCAAGCTCTGGCCTCTTATCTAGTCCCTACCCCTCAACAGGCACCAGGATCATCTACGACCGAAAGTTCCTGCTGGAGTGCAAGAACTCACCCATTGCCCGGACACccccctgctgcctccctc from Panthera uncia isolate 11264 chromosome A1 unlocalized genomic scaffold, Puncia_PCG_1.0 HiC_scaffold_17, whole genome shotgun sequence carries:
- the EIF4EBP3 gene encoding eukaryotic translation initiation factor 4E-binding protein 3 is translated as MSTSTSCPIPGGRDRLPDCYSTTPGGTLYATTPGGTRIIYDRKFLLECKNSPIARTPPCCLPQIPGVTTPPTAPPSKLEELKEQKETEEEIPDDAQFEMDI